The Kosakonia sp. SMBL-WEM22 sequence GCGGGCGTCATCCATGTTCCCTTCATCAGATGCGGCTCCTGCGCCATCGCCGTGCGAAACTTCTGCTGCGTCTGCGGATCGCGCCCGGCATAAGACTGAAACAGCTCCAGCCAGTTTGCCGCCAGCGATTGCGCCTCATCACTTTGCGGATCAAGCGCGCGGCGACTGGCATCGTGCAGCTTTGCCACCAGCGCGGGCCACTCCATCATGCGGTCAAAGTAGTGCGCGCGGGTGAAGGCCATCTCCTCGGGCGTTAAGTAGCGCTGCCAGATAGCCAACTTGCTCTCGGCGAAACTGCGGGTGATGTACTCGGTCATCGCAGGCGTAATGCCGGTCTGCTCACGCATCTGCGGTTCGGCGCTGTGCATCTCATTAAGGCGCGTTAAAAACTCCGGCTTGTTGGCCGTATCCTGCTCGAGGCGCGTCATCCAGCGGGTTGCCAGATCCATCGCCCGGGCATCATCCGCGGTCACGTGATTGGCCATCAGGGTTTGTGCTTCGCCAACCAGCGCCGCCCAGACGCGGTCACGCGCCTCATCCCGCGCGGCAAACGGTAACTCATCTAACTCTTGCGGCGTAAACCAACGATCGTACATTTTCATTAACTCCAGTGTCTGTAGCCAGGACTCCAGGTCGGGCTCCGCGCCGCGGGCAAGACCATCCCGTAAATCGACAAGGCGATCGCGCAGGGTTACGATATCGCGCACCTGCCTGTCGAGCCGGGTAATCTGGTCATTTAATAATTCAGCCAGCGGACGCGTTTCCCGCGCCAGGTAGTCACCAATTGCCGCCAGTTCCATCCCCGATTTTGCCAGCGCCTGAATCATCTGCAGGCGCTTCACATCAGCAAGGTTATAGAGCCGGTAACCGGCGGCGCTTCGGGCAGAAGGCAGCAGCAAGCCAATGTGCTCATAATGATGAAGGGTACGAACGCTAATGCCCGCGCGCCGCGCCAGCTCACCTACCTGAATTAACATCACTGCTCCTTTCGTGCTCTACAGACGTCACTTTCGTGCCTCACGTTACGTGAGGGTCAAGCAAAAGACCAAAAAAAAACGGCTCCCGCAGGAGCCGTTATCGAAATCAGTGCTGATTAGCCGTGGTTTTGCCGGTCGCGACGGCAGCGTTTGTCATAGTGGCGCACCCACCAGTATTTGTCGCACACCTCTTCATGGCCGCTGACGCGCGCGCCTGCCAGCCAGAGCACCGCGCCAAGGAAGATGCTGAGCACCGCGCCATGGGCGAAAAACTGTGGCAGGTTAATCTGCGGAAGCTGGTTGAGAACCGAATAACCGACGCCGACAACCATCACAATTAACCCCAACCCCATGAGCGCATTGCCGAGTAACGACGCGTTTCTACGTTTCATGTGTCACCTCCGAACAAGTGGGTTGGATGGGATATCCCCAATCCTTGTGTGCAAAGTATAGACAGCGCCCTTTTTACCGGGTGCGGGCAGGATCACAATTACACATATCCGCCTAACATAAATTTACATATAACCTCATGAACTAATTGAAATTCGAATGATTGATCTGAGTAACTACTTTCCAGAAACATGCCAGAAGATGGGAAAATTTTGTCATCGCGCGTCGCTCGACGTAAACTACGCGCCGGACATTGACCTGGTCAGGAAAAGAAAGTGACGATTAAACTGATTGTCGGGCTGGCAAACCCCGGCGCGGAGTATGCCGCGACACGCCACAACGCTGGCGCATGGTATGTAGATTTACTGGCGGAGCGCGCCCGTGCGCCATTGCGCGAAGAGCCAAAGTTCTTTGGTTTTACCTCGCGCATTCAGCTGGCGGGCGAAGATGTGCGCCTGCTGGTGCCCACGACATTTATGAACCTGAGCGGTAAAGCCGTGGCGGCGATGGCGACTTTTTACCGTATCAACCCCGATGAGATCCTCGTGGCGCACGATGAACTCGACCTGCCACCAGGGGTGGCAAAGTTTAAGCTCGGCGGCGGCCACGGCGGCCATAACGGCCTGAAAGATATCATCAGCAAACTGGGTAATAACCCCAATTTTCACCGCTTACGCATCGGAATCGGCCATCCGGGCGATAAAAATAAAGTTGTCGGTTTTGTGTTGGGTAAACCGCCGGTCTCAGAACAGACGCTGATCGATGATGCGGTAGACGAAGCGGCGCGTTGTACCGAAGTGTGGCTGAAAGAGGGGCTGACCAAAGCGACTAATCGCCTGCACGCTTTTAAGGCGCAGTAAGCGCGCGCAGCGCCTTTTTTGCCGCGCGTTACATTGGTTATGTGTATACTAGGCGAAGTTTTTCACTTTTCAACAATCTGTTTTCTATAACGGGTTGATTATCAAGAGATTAAGGTAATTACATCATGGGATTCAAATGCGGTATCGTTGGTCTGCCTAACGTAGGTAAATCCACCCTGTTCAACGCGCTCACTAAAGCGGGTATCGAAGCGGCGAACTTCCCCTTCTGTACCATTGAGCCGAACACCGGTGTCGTACCGATGCCCGATCCGCGTCTCGATAAGCTGGCGGAAATTGTTAAACCGCAGCGCGTCCTGCCGACCACCATGGAGTTCGTTGATATCGCCGGTCTGGTAAAAGGCGCGTCCAAAGGCGAAGGCCTCGGCAACCAGTTCCTGACTAACATCCGTGAAACCGAAGCGATCGGTCACGTGGTGCGCTGCTTCGAGAATGACAACATCATTCACGTTAACAACAAGGTCGATCCGGCTGACGATATTGACGTTATCAACACCGAGCTGGCGCTGGCGGATCTGGATACCTGCGAACGTGCAATCCACCGCGTGCAGAAGAGAGCCAAAGGCGGCGATAAAGATGCGAAAGCTGAACTCTCCGCGCTGGAAAAATGCCTGCCGCAGCTGGAAAACGCCGGTATGCTGCGCTCACTGGATCTCTCTGCTGAAGAGAAAGCGGCTATCCGCTACCTGAGTTTCCTGACGCTAAAACCGACCATGTACATTGCTAACGTCAATGAAGATGGCTTCGAGAACAACCCGTATCTCGACACCGTGCGCGAAATCGCCGCCAAAGAGGGTTCCGTGGTGGTTGCCGTTTGCGCTTCCGTTGAGTCTGACATTGCCGAACTGGACGATGCCGACCGTGAAGAGTTTATGGCCGAGCTGGGTCTGGAAGAGCCGGGCCTGAACCGCGTGATCCGCGCCGGTTATGAGCTGCTGAACCTGCAAACCTACTTCACCGCTGGCGTGAAAGAGGTACGCGCATGGACGATTCCTGTCGGCGCAACCGCTCCGCAGGCAGCCGGTAAAATCCACACCGATTTCGAGAAAGGCTTTATCCGCGCGCAGACCATCGCCTACGAAGATTTCATCACCTATAAAGGTGAGCAAGGCGCGAAAGAAGCCGGCAAAATGCGTTCCGAAGGCAAAGAGTACATCGTTAAAGATGGCGACGTGATGAACTTCCTGTTCAACGTCTAAATACGCTTTATTGTCTCATGAGATGTCCGAACATCGCATGAAACTCAAAAAACCCCAAAAAATCCACGCTATTGCGTGGATTTTTTATTGCACATCGTCTCATATGATCTCATGAAAGCGCAGTCTAAAATGAGTACATAGATGACTACAATCCGTGTCCATTATCATTTCAGGCGAGTGCAAGAAATAGACAAGAACTCGCCAGGCTCACTGATACGCAATGCCGCACTGCTAAGCCGAAAGAAAAACTCTATCGACTCAATGACTTCAATGGTCTCTGCCCCGAAGTGAAACCAATGGTAAAAAGGCATGGCGCTATCGGTTTAAACTCAACGACACAGGCTCGTCAGTTAGATAAGATCCGCAAGGTCAATGACGCATCTAACACCTTTGAGCTGATTGCCAAAGAGTGGTTGCAGATGAAAGACAGGGCCGAAATCACCAAAACACGCCGACTGGATATGCTTGAACGTGTGGTTTTCCCGGCAATCGGTAAGCTCCCTGTCAGAGAGATAACTCCACATCACATAGTTAAAATTCTTCAGGAAACCGCTACACGCGGCGCTCCGACTGTTGCTGCTGAAGCCTGACGTACCATTTCATCGGTTTTCGAGTTGGCAGTGGCAACGCTTAAAGCTGACAGCGATCCTGTCTGGCCTGTACGCAAGCCGCATCCGGCGAATAACACACAGCACAAACAGGCATTGAATCCATAGCAAATCGGGAAGCTATTAATCTGTTTTGATAACAGTCGCGGCTCATATCAGGTTAACTATTGCATGTGGCTAATGAGGTGGACGCTGGCGCGGCCAGCCGAAGTCACCGAAGCTGAATGGGCAGAATTCGATCTCGAAAAGGCACTATGGACCATTCCGGCGACGCGCATGAAAGCTCGTAGGGAACATGTTATTCCCCTCCCCTCTCAAGCCGTCAACATGCTCAGAACGCTACAGGGATTAACCGGGCATCGACACCATCTCTTTCCGGGCCGTGATAACCCGTGTGGCCCGATGACATCACACTCGCTGCGTCAGCACCTTAAAAGCCTCGGCTGGAGCGGAACTTTCTAGAGTTTTCAGGTTTTTTGTTCATCACGCGTAGCCATATATTAAAAGCCCTGCTGGACCCCTTCCCACTTAATGCCCTCCCTTCCAAAAACCTTCTGTGTACAGCATGCAAATCCAACGAATGTCTGCTTAGTGCCAAAAGCGAGCAGCACCATGACATTCATGATATGTCTGCTAATATGCGGACGTGTACTGTGGCTTCTAAGTGATGCTGAGATGACTAAAATAACCATTCATATTCTTAATGCTCAGAAAAAACTTACCGCTCACGCTGAATGGCTTCAGACCACCCTCGCCAGCACCTACGCAAAAGCCAAAAGGCTGATGCCGCTTCCTCCACTGGATGTGGTGGTGAAAGCCGGGACGTCTGTTATCCCTGAAAAAGGGCATGCCGGTTTTTGTCCTGAAGCTGGCGTTGTCTACATAACTGTCGATCCTGAAAATAATGCATTCTGCAAAAACTATGCGCACTCTATTGAACGTATGTTTGCTCATGAACTGCACCATGCTGCGAGGTGGGAAGGACCTGGGTATGGCTTAACGTTAGGGGAGGCTTTAGTCTCTGAGGGGCTGGCCGGGCATTTTGCTCTTGAGCTTTTTGGAGGTGAACCTGAACTCTGGGAAAGGCTCCGCTCAGATATAGTCAAGCCTTACACTTCACAACTGCACGACAGCTGGCAACGCACTGACTATGACCACAATGCCTGGTTTTTCGGAACCGGAGATTTGCCAAGGTGGCTGGGATATACCGCCGGGTTCAACCTGATATCCAGATATCTTGCAGTATCCCCACATTTGAAAGCCTCAATGCTGGCGAACATAAATGCTGAGGAATTTAAGCATTTTATATAGAGTTTAGATTCCTCATTTTTTAAAGCCCTTCTTCTGCTCATGAGCGGAAGCTGAATGGTCCGCTCATCGCGGAGGTTAAGCAAGCACAAGGATTAACCAGGCAGTTCTCATTTATCCTTGGCCGTCAAATCTGGAATAGCACGGTAATGCGCTTTGCATTTCAGGTTTGGCTCCGTTTGACGCAGCGGCTTTACATAAAGGCATTGCTTCAGCGTCCTGTCAAACACAGAGTAATTGTAGATGAGGGCTTTTCAGCAGTCTCTTTCCACAAGTGTGATAAAAATTTGTAACGCTGAAGCCCAGAAAATCCGACGGTCAGAAAATATTTCAGTGTTCAGGAGTTGTCAGGCAAAAGAGCCATAATATGTTCTGCTATGCCCTCGGCGATCTTCCGGACCTGGGTTCCCCTTGAGCGCCATTCATCCTTTACCGTGCCAAGATAAGCGTCTCTTGCATGAGAAATCAGCGCTATTGCATCAGTATCCAAACGCGAAATTGCCCATTCGGCAGCAACATCTTTTGGCACGAACTCTCCAGTGGCCAACGTTCGCCACATCCGCGTGAGGGTTAAGAGAACATTTCGCTCATCGCCTTCCAGCGAGCAAAGAAGCGCGGGAAGCGCGTCCTCAATAGCTCGACGCGTGTCCGCATCCGGGATAACCGGCAGCAAGCTTGACGGGATCGGTCCGAACATCGTTCTCGCTTCCTGGCGTGCCTGTGCAAGAAGTAAAGTAAGCTCGGGATCAGATACTGGCTCCGGTACTTCACCTGCCTCGAAGCCTTCCCGCAACCATTCGCCATAAACGAACTCGCTGCGAGCTGGATAATAGGGTGTCCTGAGATCGGCCCAATGAAAGACAGTCACCTCAAGAGGACGCCGGCCGTTGTTGTCGACGGGGTAACGGCCGGAAATCTTCATTAACTCGCTCACAAGGAATCTGCGCTCCGCATATGTCATGGCCTGACTGACAACCACAATTACATCTACGTCGCTATTTGGGC is a genomic window containing:
- a CDS encoding MerR family transcriptional regulator, which produces MLIQVGELARRAGISVRTLHHYEHIGLLLPSARSAAGYRLYNLADVKRLQMIQALAKSGMELAAIGDYLARETRPLAELLNDQITRLDRQVRDIVTLRDRLVDLRDGLARGAEPDLESWLQTLELMKMYDRWFTPQELDELPFAARDEARDRVWAALVGEAQTLMANHVTADDARAMDLATRWMTRLEQDTANKPEFLTRLNEMHSAEPQMREQTGITPAMTEYITRSFAESKLAIWQRYLTPEEMAFTRAHYFDRMMEWPALVAKLHDASRRALDPQSDEAQSLAANWLELFQSYAGRDPQTQQKFRTAMAQEPHLMKGTWMTPAVLQWLQRAIEVMMRARFGAPGSQIG
- the ychH gene encoding stress-induced protein YchH produces the protein MKRRNASLLGNALMGLGLIVMVVGVGYSVLNQLPQINLPQFFAHGAVLSIFLGAVLWLAGARVSGHEEVCDKYWWVRHYDKRCRRDRQNHG
- the pth gene encoding aminoacyl-tRNA hydrolase, with product MTIKLIVGLANPGAEYAATRHNAGAWYVDLLAERARAPLREEPKFFGFTSRIQLAGEDVRLLVPTTFMNLSGKAVAAMATFYRINPDEILVAHDELDLPPGVAKFKLGGGHGGHNGLKDIISKLGNNPNFHRLRIGIGHPGDKNKVVGFVLGKPPVSEQTLIDDAVDEAARCTEVWLKEGLTKATNRLHAFKAQ
- the ychF gene encoding redox-regulated ATPase YchF codes for the protein MGFKCGIVGLPNVGKSTLFNALTKAGIEAANFPFCTIEPNTGVVPMPDPRLDKLAEIVKPQRVLPTTMEFVDIAGLVKGASKGEGLGNQFLTNIRETEAIGHVVRCFENDNIIHVNNKVDPADDIDVINTELALADLDTCERAIHRVQKRAKGGDKDAKAELSALEKCLPQLENAGMLRSLDLSAEEKAAIRYLSFLTLKPTMYIANVNEDGFENNPYLDTVREIAAKEGSVVVAVCASVESDIAELDDADREEFMAELGLEEPGLNRVIRAGYELLNLQTYFTAGVKEVRAWTIPVGATAPQAAGKIHTDFEKGFIRAQTIAYEDFITYKGEQGAKEAGKMRSEGKEYIVKDGDVMNFLFNV
- a CDS encoding DUF2268 domain-containing putative Zn-dependent protease (predicted Zn-dependent protease with a strongly conserved HExxH motif), with the translated sequence MTKITIHILNAQKKLTAHAEWLQTTLASTYAKAKRLMPLPPLDVVVKAGTSVIPEKGHAGFCPEAGVVYITVDPENNAFCKNYAHSIERMFAHELHHAARWEGPGYGLTLGEALVSEGLAGHFALELFGGEPELWERLRSDIVKPYTSQLHDSWQRTDYDHNAWFFGTGDLPRWLGYTAGFNLISRYLAVSPHLKASMLANINAEEFKHFI
- a CDS encoding aminoglycoside adenylyltransferase family protein — encoded protein: MKIDQIEMPFEAVRALSVIEICFETSLLGVYLHGSAVTGGLRPNSDVDVIVVVSQAMTYAERRFLVSELMKISGRYPVDNNGRRPLEVTVFHWADLRTPYYPARSEFVYGEWLREGFEAGEVPEPVSDPELTLLLAQARQEARTMFGPIPSSLLPVIPDADTRRAIEDALPALLCSLEGDERNVLLTLTRMWRTLATGEFVPKDVAAEWAISRLDTDAIALISHARDAYLGTVKDEWRSRGTQVRKIAEGIAEHIMALLPDNS